In Lepus europaeus isolate LE1 chromosome 8, mLepTim1.pri, whole genome shotgun sequence, a single genomic region encodes these proteins:
- the LOC133765609 gene encoding protein FAM32A-like: protein MEAYEQVQRGPLKLKGVAELGMTKRKKKKDKDKAKLLEAMGTSKKSEEEKRRCLDKRTPAQAAFEKLQEKRQMERILKKASKTHKQRVEDFNRHLDTLTEHYGILKVSWTK from the coding sequence ATGGAGGCCTACGAGCAGGTCCAAAGGGGTCCCCTGAAGCTGAAAGGCGTCGCAGAGCTCGGCATGACCAAGcggaagaagaagaaggacaaAGACAAGGCGAAGCTCCTGGAAGCGATGGGGACGAGCAAGAAGAGCGAGGAGGAGAAGCGGCGCTGCCTGGACAAGCGGACCCCGGCACAGGCGGCCTTCGAGAAGTTGCAGGAGAAGCGGCAAATGGAACGGATCCTGAAGAAAGCATCCAAAACCCACAAGCAGAGGGTGGAGGACTTCAACAGACACCTGGACACGCTCACGGAGCACTACGGCATCCTCAAAGTCAGCTGGACGAAGTAG